The genomic interval TTACCAGCTGAAAGCTGGCGGTGCAGCCGCATACAATCCTGCTAAAGCGGCCAACTACGTATTTTACAACTACACTACTCCTGACGGAAAGGTGATCAGCATACCTAAACCAAACGTATCTTCTTTTGATATCACCAAAAATGATAACAAACTGGAGGATCCTTCCAAATACACTTATGTTGTACAAAACAGTGCTGTTTTGCCATCTTTCAACAGCATCAGCGGTATTTATCTGCAGGACCAGATCAGCATTGGAAATCTGAAGTTGTTACTTGGCGGCCGTTATGAAACATACACTGACAAGCCTAATTACAGGACCGATAGCGTGAAAAAAGTGACGCAGCATACTTTCCTTCCGAGACTGGGTGTTGTATACAGCATTAATCGCAATATCAATGTGTACGGTATGTATACCAAAGGTTACAATCCTCAGGATGCTGCTGTTCAGACCAATCCTCTCTCCGGCGGACCATTCGATCCTATTAACAGTCAGTTATGGGAAGGCGGCCTGAAAACGGAATGGTTTAATGGCAATATAACCGCCAATGCCGCCGCATACCATATTGTACAAACCAATACGCTGTATAACGCAAATGAACCGGGTAATCCTGACAAGATGATACAGATTGGTGAAGAGACCTCCAAAGGCGTGGAACTGGATGTAACCGGGCGTATTACAACTAACTGGGACCTGACAATTGCATATGCTTTCAATGACGCTACCATCAGTAAGTCAGGCAAATCTGATTCAGCATTGGTTGGCAAACAGAAACCAAACGCACCTAAGCACCAGGGTAATGTCTGGACTAAATACACCATTCCTTCCGGTCCTGTAAAAGGACTAGGGGTAGGAGCAGGCGCTAACTTCGTAACAGAAAGGAATGTGTCGCTCAACACGAAGCAGACCCTGCCGGGCTATGTACTGGTGAACGCGGCTGTTTACTACCAGGTGAATAAAGTGCGCCTGCAGGTGAATTTCAATAACGTTACAAATAAAACCTACTGGGTCGGCGGATATGACTATATTCGCCTCTTCCCCGGCGCGCCGAGGAGCTGGCAGGCAACAATCTCATATACATTCTGATCATGAAAAAAATTTTTGGCTGGTTACATCTCTGGCTGGGAATAGCTTCCGGCATTGTGGTTCTCGTAGTGGCGGGAACAGGCAGCCTGCTCGTATTTGAAGAAGAACTGGAACATGCGTTCCGGTCTTCTTTTTTTTATGTAGAGGTGCCGGCAAACACTTCCAGGCAACCGCTGGACAACCTGACGGCTTATGTACAAAGGGAAAATCCCAAATACAAAGTCGGCACTATCCTGGTAGAGCCGGAAGCGGATCGTAGCGTAGTGTACCTGTTACGGAAAGGAAAAGGAAACAAGGTACTTAAGAACCAGCTTTATGTGGCTGTCAATCCTTATACGGGTAAGATCATTGAATCTGTTCCCGGCAATAAACGTTTCTTTTCTGTTGTACTGCAACTGCACCGTTACCTGTGCATGGGCGAAACCGGTAAGTTCATTACCGGCATTTCATGTTCCATCTTTACCATCCTGATCCTGACAGGGCTGATATTATGGTGGCCCAAAAGGAATAACCGTAAACAGCGTTTAAGTGTAAAATGGAATGCATCTTTCAAGAGACTTAACTGGGACCTGCATGCCGTGTTGGGTTTCTATGTACACATCGTATTGCTTGTCATCGCGCTTACAGGACTTGTATGGAGCTATAAATGGATGAACAACCTGCTTTACATCGCTTTCGACGGGAACACCAAACAACAGAAAATAGTGGCTCCTGAAAGTCCTGCTGTAAAGAATACAGGGATTGCTTACCTGGAAAAGATGGTAAATACCATCAATGAAAGGTTACCATACGAAGGGACGATCACTATCCGCTTTGCAGAAAATGACAGTACATCTATTGCAACGTCAAAAGAAAACCGGGCCAGGCATAGTAATGTGAGTGATTTCCTTTATTTCCAGGCCGGTACCGGCGAGTTAGTGAAGGAACGCCTGTATGACAACGAAAGTAATGGCACCATCGCGAGAAGATGGGTATACCCGCTACACAGGGGCACCCTATATGGATGGCCTACCCAGATACTGGCGCTGATAGCAGCCCTGGTGGCTACAACATTGCCCATATCCGGGTTCCTGATATGGATGGGCAGAAAGAAGAAAAAGAAAAAACCGGAGGAAAAGATACAAGCGGTAAAAAAGCAGGCATTACCCCTGGATAAGCATCCGGACACCAGCGTACAGTATCAGTAAGGCAGTAGCGCCTTCCACGATCCGTGGTTTCAGCACTGCAGCACTCAAACGGGCGCCTATCTGTCCGCCGACGATAACAGACAACAAAAGCGGGCCGGCAAAGTGAAGATCAAATACAATTTCTCCTTTGCTGGCCTGTCCTAATAAGCCTCCGATAGAATTGATCAGAATAAACACACTACAGATCCCCGCTATTTTCTTTGCTGTATCATAACGCCCCAGACGTAATACCGGCGACAAATAGATACCGCCGCCAATGCCGGTCATACCTGACAACAACCCGATACCCGCACCAACAATACCGTATTTATAGGTC from Chitinophaga filiformis carries:
- a CDS encoding PepSY-associated TM helix domain-containing protein; this translates as MKKIFGWLHLWLGIASGIVVLVVAGTGSLLVFEEELEHAFRSSFFYVEVPANTSRQPLDNLTAYVQRENPKYKVGTILVEPEADRSVVYLLRKGKGNKVLKNQLYVAVNPYTGKIIESVPGNKRFFSVVLQLHRYLCMGETGKFITGISCSIFTILILTGLILWWPKRNNRKQRLSVKWNASFKRLNWDLHAVLGFYVHIVLLVIALTGLVWSYKWMNNLLYIAFDGNTKQQKIVAPESPAVKNTGIAYLEKMVNTINERLPYEGTITIRFAENDSTSIATSKENRARHSNVSDFLYFQAGTGELVKERLYDNESNGTIARRWVYPLHRGTLYGWPTQILALIAALVATTLPISGFLIWMGRKKKKKKPEEKIQAVKKQALPLDKHPDTSVQYQ